From a single Micromonospora sp. WMMD1102 genomic region:
- a CDS encoding S8 family serine peptidase — protein MSHRSGRSRADRPRRWRLVAAAAAVLLGVTAQPAVATAAGPEAEVSRELLAELAAEGSTTFTVYLRERAELSGAARVADADDRAGAVYRTLTATAERSQRDLRADLDKRGAKYRSYWIANVLRVTGDRALLDDIAARDDVQRIDPARNYELIKPEPFRATTDAGTNAAEWNVTNVEAPRVWSEFDTRGEDVVVANIDSGVQFDHPALRGSYRGNTGSGFDHDYNWFDPAEVCASAAPCDNNGHGSHTMGTMVGDDGAGNQVGVAPGAKWIAAKGCETNNCSDGSLLAAGQWVLAPTDLNGQNPRPDLRPDVVNSSWGGGRNDEWYKQTVVAWRAAGIFPSFSAGNDGPGCNTTENPGDYPLTYAAGSYDVNNNISSFSGRGVSSIDGSVKPNIAAPGSNVRSSLPGNGYGTGSGTSMAAPHVSATVALIWSAAPGLKGNIPATERLLDDTATDVDALTCGGTVDDNNTFGEGRLNAYQAVLAAPRGDSGRVTGTVTGAATGEPVAGAQVRAGEIGTVTDPDGRYALVLPVGTHELTAAGYGLVPGTATVTVAQGDVLTQNFALAAAPMVTVSGRVTDGSGHGWPLYAKIQVSGRPGGPVFTNPATGAYSFTVPGGATYRLDTTVVYPGYRPVSTEVAVETAAKTVNVSPTVLPACTAAGYTAGISDPLLTESFDGTSAPAGWSVVNRTDKGGWAFDDPAGRTNLTGGTGNFAIIDSDALGGGNTQDTDLVTPPLDLSGTGAPLLRFNSDWRAVGVSDTADVDVSTDGGGSWTNVWHQTVSRRGPRVEEIPLDAAAGAPDVRLRFRFKGTFAWWWQVDNVALVNRTCTPKPGGLVVGFTTDANTGNPLNGVTVASDNQPADKGVSAATPDDPNIPDGFYWLYSSLTGAQPFSASLAPYRSAGKQVTVVADDARRADFALKAARLTVTPTNLELHQPYGSTRNVTVKVTNTGNAPATVRSLERGARFSELSAKGAELVEYRMKGLSKGRTGTAYGPGTGTAAAAPQVDDAWTRVANLPAAIFDNSAVTLDGKVYSIGGGADTGNERKSWVYDPATNVWTALPDMPTARSKPAVAALNGRIYVLGGWGAGDAPVETVDVFDPGTGTWTTLAGVTNPAPRAAAAFATSGGKLYVVGGCGDNECSVDTADVTVFDPITGTFGSAADYPQGSSWMSCGGVGGKVYCAGGVGTVEFKNGFVYDPASNAWNSLPDMPLDLWGSQYAAAGGMLVLAGGATAASTTLTNRTIGYDPVAGAWVNLPNAQFARYRGAGVCGAYKVGGSPSSFVGSAETERLGGLEACLEGGEASWLSTTPDTFTLAPGASRTVTVTLTATAAAGVAQPGTYAAELGLVTDSPYPVPVVEVEMNVSPPGSWGKIQGTVLGRTCGGAEVPLLATVRVNPAADPAAGHTLATRDKGLYSWWLPKGRYDVIVAKDGWVPQVKRQQIQASLVSTLDFTLEPVNPCPARLGGI, from the coding sequence ATGTCGCATCGATCCGGCCGGAGCCGGGCTGACCGGCCGAGACGCTGGCGTTTGGTGGCGGCGGCCGCCGCCGTGCTGCTCGGGGTCACCGCACAACCCGCGGTCGCCACGGCCGCCGGGCCGGAGGCGGAGGTGAGTCGGGAACTGCTCGCCGAACTCGCCGCCGAGGGCAGCACGACCTTCACCGTCTACCTGCGGGAACGCGCCGAGCTGAGCGGGGCGGCGCGGGTCGCCGACGCCGACGACCGAGCCGGCGCGGTCTACCGGACGCTCACCGCCACCGCCGAGCGCAGCCAGCGCGACCTCCGCGCCGACCTGGACAAGCGGGGGGCGAAGTACCGGTCGTACTGGATCGCCAACGTGCTGCGGGTGACCGGTGACCGTGCCCTGCTCGACGACATCGCCGCCCGGGACGACGTACAACGCATCGATCCCGCTCGTAACTACGAACTGATCAAACCGGAGCCGTTCCGGGCCACCACCGACGCCGGTACGAACGCGGCCGAGTGGAACGTCACGAACGTCGAGGCGCCCCGGGTCTGGTCCGAGTTCGACACCCGGGGCGAGGACGTGGTCGTCGCCAACATCGACAGCGGCGTGCAGTTCGACCACCCGGCGCTGCGCGGCTCCTACCGGGGCAACACCGGCAGTGGTTTCGACCACGACTACAACTGGTTCGACCCGGCCGAGGTCTGCGCCAGCGCGGCGCCGTGTGACAACAACGGCCACGGCTCGCACACCATGGGCACGATGGTCGGCGACGACGGTGCCGGCAACCAGGTCGGCGTGGCACCCGGTGCGAAGTGGATCGCCGCGAAGGGCTGCGAGACGAACAACTGCTCCGACGGCTCGCTGCTCGCCGCCGGCCAGTGGGTGCTCGCCCCGACCGACCTGAACGGGCAGAACCCCCGGCCGGACCTGCGCCCGGATGTCGTCAACAGCTCCTGGGGCGGCGGCCGGAACGACGAGTGGTACAAGCAGACCGTGGTCGCCTGGCGGGCGGCCGGCATCTTCCCCAGCTTCTCCGCCGGCAACGACGGGCCGGGCTGCAACACCACCGAGAACCCCGGCGACTACCCGCTGACCTACGCGGCCGGGTCGTACGACGTCAACAACAACATCTCCAGCTTCTCCGGCCGGGGCGTGTCCAGCATCGACGGTTCGGTGAAGCCGAACATCGCCGCACCGGGCAGCAACGTCCGGTCCAGCCTGCCCGGCAACGGCTACGGCACCGGCAGCGGCACCTCGATGGCCGCCCCGCACGTCTCGGCCACCGTCGCACTGATCTGGTCGGCGGCACCCGGGCTGAAGGGCAACATCCCGGCCACCGAACGGCTGCTCGACGACACCGCCACCGACGTGGACGCGCTCACCTGCGGCGGCACGGTCGACGACAACAACACCTTCGGCGAGGGCCGGCTCAACGCGTACCAGGCGGTGCTGGCGGCGCCGCGCGGCGACTCGGGACGGGTCACCGGCACCGTCACAGGTGCCGCCACCGGGGAGCCGGTCGCCGGTGCGCAGGTGCGGGCCGGCGAGATCGGCACCGTCACCGACCCCGACGGCAGGTACGCCCTGGTGCTGCCGGTCGGCACCCACGAGCTGACCGCCGCCGGGTACGGCCTCGTCCCCGGCACCGCCACCGTGACCGTGGCCCAGGGCGACGTACTCACCCAGAACTTCGCCCTGGCGGCGGCCCCGATGGTCACCGTCAGCGGCAGGGTCACCGACGGTTCCGGACACGGCTGGCCGCTGTACGCGAAGATCCAGGTCTCCGGCCGCCCCGGTGGCCCGGTCTTCACCAACCCGGCGACCGGCGCGTACTCGTTCACCGTCCCCGGCGGCGCCACCTACCGGCTGGACACCACGGTCGTCTACCCCGGCTACCGGCCGGTCAGCACCGAGGTGGCGGTCGAGACCGCCGCGAAGACCGTGAACGTCAGCCCCACCGTGCTGCCGGCCTGCACCGCCGCCGGCTACACCGCCGGGATCAGCGACCCGCTGCTGACGGAGAGCTTCGACGGCACCTCGGCCCCGGCCGGCTGGTCGGTGGTGAACCGCACCGACAAGGGGGGCTGGGCGTTCGACGACCCGGCCGGCCGGACCAACCTGACCGGCGGCACCGGCAACTTCGCCATCATCGACAGTGACGCGCTGGGCGGCGGCAACACCCAGGACACCGACCTGGTCACGCCGCCGCTGGACCTCTCCGGGACCGGTGCGCCGCTGCTGCGTTTCAACAGCGACTGGCGGGCGGTCGGGGTCAGCGACACCGCCGACGTCGACGTCTCCACCGACGGCGGCGGCAGCTGGACCAACGTCTGGCACCAGACGGTCAGCCGGCGCGGCCCACGGGTCGAGGAGATACCGCTGGACGCGGCGGCCGGCGCGCCGGACGTCCGGCTGCGGTTCCGGTTCAAGGGCACCTTCGCCTGGTGGTGGCAGGTGGACAACGTCGCGCTCGTCAACCGGACCTGCACCCCGAAGCCGGGCGGCCTGGTCGTCGGCTTCACCACCGACGCCAACACCGGCAACCCGTTGAACGGGGTGACGGTGGCCAGCGACAACCAGCCGGCCGACAAGGGCGTCTCGGCGGCGACCCCGGACGACCCGAACATCCCGGACGGCTTCTACTGGCTCTACTCCAGCCTGACCGGCGCGCAGCCGTTCAGCGCCAGCCTGGCGCCGTACCGGTCGGCCGGCAAGCAGGTGACGGTGGTGGCGGACGACGCCAGGCGGGCCGACTTCGCGCTGAAGGCCGCCCGGCTGACGGTCACCCCGACGAACCTGGAACTGCACCAGCCGTACGGCAGCACCCGGAACGTCACCGTGAAGGTCACCAACACCGGCAACGCGCCCGCCACGGTGCGGTCGCTGGAACGGGGGGCCCGGTTCAGCGAGCTCTCGGCGAAGGGCGCGGAGCTGGTGGAGTACCGGATGAAGGGGCTGAGCAAGGGTCGGACCGGGACGGCCTACGGGCCCGGCACCGGCACCGCCGCCGCGGCGCCGCAGGTCGACGACGCCTGGACCCGGGTGGCGAACCTGCCGGCGGCGATCTTCGACAACTCGGCGGTGACCCTGGACGGCAAGGTCTACTCGATCGGTGGCGGTGCCGACACCGGCAACGAGCGGAAGAGCTGGGTCTACGACCCGGCGACGAACGTCTGGACGGCGCTGCCGGACATGCCGACCGCACGGTCGAAGCCGGCGGTCGCCGCGCTGAACGGCCGGATCTACGTGCTCGGCGGCTGGGGTGCCGGTGACGCCCCGGTGGAGACGGTCGACGTGTTCGACCCGGGGACCGGCACCTGGACCACCCTGGCCGGGGTGACCAACCCGGCGCCCAGGGCGGCGGCGGCGTTCGCGACCAGCGGCGGCAAGCTCTACGTCGTCGGTGGCTGCGGCGACAACGAGTGCTCGGTGGACACCGCCGACGTGACGGTCTTCGACCCGATCACCGGCACGTTCGGCAGCGCCGCCGACTATCCGCAGGGCTCCTCCTGGATGTCCTGCGGTGGCGTCGGCGGCAAGGTCTACTGTGCCGGCGGGGTCGGCACGGTGGAGTTCAAGAACGGCTTCGTCTACGACCCGGCCAGCAACGCCTGGAACTCGCTGCCGGACATGCCGCTGGACCTGTGGGGTTCGCAGTACGCGGCGGCCGGCGGCATGCTGGTGCTGGCCGGTGGCGCCACTGCGGCGTCGACCACACTCACCAACCGGACGATCGGCTACGACCCGGTGGCCGGCGCCTGGGTGAACCTGCCGAACGCGCAGTTCGCCCGCTATCGGGGCGCCGGCGTCTGCGGGGCGTACAAGGTGGGCGGTTCGCCGAGTTCGTTCGTCGGGTCGGCGGAGACCGAGCGGCTCGGCGGGCTGGAAGCCTGTCTGGAGGGGGGCGAGGCGTCCTGGCTGAGCACCACGCCGGACACCTTCACCCTGGCGCCCGGTGCGTCCCGGACGGTCACCGTCACCCTGACCGCCACCGCGGCGGCCGGGGTCGCCCAGCCCGGCACCTACGCCGCCGAGCTGGGTCTGGTCACCGACAGCCCCTATCCGGTACCGGTGGTCGAGGTGGAGATGAACGTCTCGCCGCCCGGCAGCTGGGGCAAGATCCAGGGTACGGTCCTCGGCCGGACCTGCGGTGGTGCCGAGGTGCCGCTGCTGGCGACGGTCCGGGTCAACCCGGCCGCCGACCCGGCCGCCGGCCACACCCTGGCCACCAGGGACAAGGGTTTGTACTCCTGGTGGCTGCCGAAGGGCCGGTACGACGTGATCGTCGCCAAGGACGGCTGGGTGCCACAGGTGAAGCGGCAGCAGATCCAGGCCAGCCTGGTCAGCACGCTCGACTTCACCCTGGAACCGGTGAACCCGTGTCCGGCCCGGCTGGGCGGGATCTGA
- a CDS encoding FAD-dependent monooxygenase, whose translation MRISTGFSVAIAGAGLSGLCLAQYLMRAGIDVHVYERDPGPFVRQQGYRIILDRYGLRALRESLPRPLYRLALTTGDEPGGQLRFTDSRLRDAFTINFKSESHATRQVDRLTLRSILMSGLDRRIHYGKSAVAVDSDGPAGLRLRFSDGRAVAASVVVGADGVGSALRAQLMPDASPTNTPMAGIYGRSPLRLGGESVIPDALRTSGVLAIADRPGRAFFFTSMRFGESPRAAFARLAPGSYAPTGDDYVMWGLLLRQEEVPVGIRGNLLALRELAARMSTDFHPLIRRLVDTAELDATVLNLFATGQRPRQWAVPWATMMGDAVHVMPPFGAHGGNTALRDAALLGHRLVRARANGTPVEEAIAGYQDEMVPYAFRAVDTAAGLMRRLTGGAAAPHWVLTRVLPRLHRVTVPEA comes from the coding sequence ATGAGAATATCGACTGGCTTCTCCGTGGCGATCGCCGGTGCCGGCCTCTCCGGCCTCTGCCTCGCGCAGTACCTGATGCGCGCCGGCATCGACGTGCACGTCTACGAGCGGGACCCGGGACCCTTCGTCCGGCAGCAGGGCTACCGGATCATCCTCGACCGGTACGGGCTCAGGGCGCTGCGCGAGAGCTTGCCCCGCCCGCTGTACCGGCTGGCGTTGACCACCGGCGACGAGCCCGGCGGACAATTGCGCTTCACCGACAGCCGACTGCGGGACGCGTTCACCATCAACTTCAAGAGCGAGTCGCACGCGACCCGCCAGGTCGACCGGCTGACCCTGCGGTCGATCCTGATGTCCGGGCTGGACCGACGCATCCACTACGGCAAGTCCGCCGTCGCGGTGGACAGCGACGGCCCGGCCGGGCTGCGGCTGCGGTTCTCCGACGGCCGGGCCGTCGCGGCGTCCGTCGTCGTCGGCGCGGACGGCGTCGGCTCGGCACTGCGCGCGCAGCTCATGCCGGACGCAAGCCCGACGAACACCCCGATGGCGGGCATCTACGGCCGGTCGCCCCTGCGGCTGGGCGGCGAGAGCGTCATCCCGGACGCGCTGCGTACCAGCGGGGTCCTGGCCATCGCCGACCGGCCGGGCCGGGCCTTCTTCTTCACCTCCATGCGGTTCGGCGAAAGCCCGCGCGCCGCGTTCGCGCGCCTGGCACCGGGCAGCTATGCGCCCACCGGCGACGACTACGTCATGTGGGGACTGCTGCTCCGGCAGGAGGAGGTGCCCGTCGGCATCCGCGGAAACCTGCTGGCGCTGCGGGAGCTGGCGGCCAGGATGAGCACCGACTTCCACCCGCTCATCCGGCGGCTGGTCGACACCGCCGAGCTGGACGCCACGGTACTCAACCTCTTCGCCACCGGTCAGCGCCCGCGCCAGTGGGCGGTGCCTTGGGCGACGATGATGGGCGACGCCGTGCACGTCATGCCGCCGTTCGGTGCCCACGGCGGCAACACCGCGCTCCGCGACGCCGCCCTGCTCGGCCACCGGCTCGTCAGGGCGCGGGCGAACGGCACGCCGGTCGAGGAAGCGATCGCCGGCTACCAGGACGAGATGGTGCCCTACGCCTTCCGCGCCGTCGACACCGCCGCCGGGCTGATGCGCCGGCTCACCGGGGGCGCGGCCGCACCGCACTGGGTGCTGACGCGCGTGTTACCTCGGTTGCACCGGGTCACCGTGCCGGAGGCATGA
- a CDS encoding MarR family transcriptional regulator → MSHEPARASAIADLMRAGREMSRLSMVFRYAIAERLGLTVSDLECLDYLADAGSATAGQVAERTNLTTGAVTSMLRRLQQAGYVTAERDPADRRRVIVALRPERIAELEQPYERFAERAERLVDGYSVQEVMLLVRHYDRMRAMYLAELDRLRGGDTAQRSA, encoded by the coding sequence ATGTCCCACGAGCCGGCCCGGGCGTCCGCGATCGCCGACCTCATGCGCGCCGGGCGGGAGATGTCGCGGCTGTCCATGGTGTTCCGGTACGCCATCGCGGAGCGGCTGGGCCTCACCGTGAGCGACCTGGAGTGCCTGGACTACCTGGCGGACGCCGGATCCGCCACCGCGGGGCAGGTCGCCGAGCGGACCAACCTGACCACCGGGGCCGTGACCAGCATGCTCCGCCGGCTCCAGCAGGCGGGCTACGTGACGGCCGAGCGCGATCCGGCGGACCGGCGGCGGGTGATCGTCGCCCTGCGGCCGGAGCGGATCGCCGAGTTGGAGCAGCCGTACGAACGGTTCGCCGAGCGGGCGGAGCGGCTCGTCGACGGCTACAGCGTCCAGGAGGTCATGCTGCTGGTCCGGCACTATGACCGCATGCGGGCGATGTACCTCGCCGAACTGGACCGCCTTCGCGGCGGCGACACCGCGCAGCGGTCCGCCTGA
- a CDS encoding GAF and ANTAR domain-containing protein has protein sequence MTGSGDVGTGGHSHPGGQGQPSVSYTGGVKPEHLAQTLSELARTLQLEESLDDTLTSIVAAAVPTIPGTAFAGLTVVQGKRSVWTRAATHELARRVDQAQYDTGQGPCLDAVFEHRTVRVADLTRDTRWPDFAGRAAELGVRGMLSFQLYVEHDNLGALNLYSPEAGTFDDESEQVGLLFAAHAAVAMAGARREYDLGQAIGTRDLIGQAKGILMERYRLTADQAFVLLVRTSQHTNVKVSEVARILAETGELGPEQRRAPAPE, from the coding sequence ATGACGGGAAGCGGCGACGTCGGCACGGGCGGCCACAGCCATCCAGGCGGCCAGGGCCAGCCCTCGGTGAGCTACACCGGCGGGGTCAAACCCGAGCACCTGGCCCAGACGCTCAGTGAGCTGGCGCGCACCCTCCAGCTGGAGGAGAGCCTCGACGACACGCTGACCAGCATCGTGGCGGCTGCCGTCCCGACCATCCCGGGGACGGCGTTCGCCGGCCTGACCGTGGTGCAGGGCAAGCGTTCCGTGTGGACCCGGGCGGCGACGCACGAGCTGGCCCGCCGGGTCGACCAGGCGCAGTACGACACCGGCCAGGGGCCGTGCCTGGACGCCGTCTTCGAACACCGGACCGTACGCGTGGCCGACCTCACCCGGGACACCCGGTGGCCCGACTTCGCCGGCCGGGCCGCCGAGCTGGGCGTACGCGGGATGCTCTCGTTCCAGTTGTACGTCGAGCACGACAACCTCGGCGCACTCAACCTGTACTCACCGGAGGCCGGCACCTTCGACGACGAGTCGGAGCAGGTGGGGCTGCTCTTCGCCGCCCACGCCGCGGTGGCGATGGCCGGAGCGCGGCGGGAGTACGACCTCGGCCAGGCGATCGGCACCCGGGACCTGATCGGCCAGGCCAAGGGCATCCTGATGGAGCGCTACCGGCTCACCGCCGACCAGGCGTTCGTGCTGCTGGTCCGGACGAGCCAGCACACGAACGTCAAGGTGTCGGAGGTCGCGCGGATCCTGGCCGAAACCGGTGAACTCGGCCCGGAGCAGCGCCGCGCCCCGGCCCCCGAGTAG
- a CDS encoding nuclear transport factor 2 family protein, giving the protein MDQSYDAVAAWRAAGEARDAAGAVAALSPDVTLVSPITERFTFQGHRQIRTLLEVALAAIDDLTYTDQVADGRTVALFYEAQLGTTRLYEAQRLRLGVDGLINEITLYVRPLPALTLLMTRLGPELARRNGQSGLARLIPLASGTMHSMAATGEQRIMPRVAPR; this is encoded by the coding sequence GTGGATCAGTCGTACGACGCTGTGGCCGCATGGCGGGCCGCCGGCGAGGCCCGTGACGCCGCCGGAGCGGTCGCCGCCCTCAGCCCTGACGTCACTCTCGTTTCGCCGATCACCGAGCGGTTCACCTTCCAGGGCCACCGGCAGATACGTACCCTGCTCGAAGTGGCCCTGGCCGCAATCGACGACCTCACCTACACCGACCAGGTCGCCGACGGCCGTACCGTGGCGCTCTTCTACGAGGCGCAGCTCGGCACGACGCGGCTCTACGAGGCCCAGCGGCTGCGCCTGGGCGTTGACGGCCTGATCAACGAGATCACCCTCTATGTCCGGCCTCTGCCGGCGCTCACTCTGCTGATGACCCGCCTCGGGCCCGAGCTGGCCCGGCGCAACGGACAGTCCGGCCTGGCCCGGCTGATCCCGCTCGCCAGCGGGACGATGCACTCGATGGCCGCCACCGGGGAACAGCGGATCATGCCGAGGGTGGCGCCCCGCTAG
- a CDS encoding alpha/beta hydrolase, with translation MTSKAACRESSTVYEAADGSELPLLLFEPAEGTRSTAGIVLFHGGALRTGSADGLAPHCRQLASRGIFAVSAGYRLLGQGAGSIDDCVADVRRAVGRFGRLAASRGLAASCLASGGSSAGAHLALVAAMISPGDPATAPEPGVAAVVALNPAGLDLLAFAPELRRSIEQAAGIAAGRASDYSLVEFVRPGNPPMLIHHGTDDDVEPIDHVRRFRDAMVRAGNYCTLLEYEHAEHGFHYPGDSGHFDDVVDATARFLADRVAAASGAPPSA, from the coding sequence ATGACGTCCAAGGCCGCCTGTCGCGAGTCTTCGACGGTCTACGAGGCAGCCGACGGCAGCGAGCTGCCCCTGCTGCTCTTCGAGCCGGCCGAGGGCACCCGGAGCACGGCCGGGATCGTCCTGTTCCACGGCGGTGCCCTGCGCACCGGCTCGGCCGACGGGCTGGCCCCGCACTGCCGGCAACTGGCGTCGCGCGGGATCTTCGCCGTGTCTGCCGGATATCGGCTGCTCGGTCAGGGTGCCGGAAGCATCGACGACTGCGTCGCCGACGTCCGGCGGGCGGTCGGACGCTTCGGGAGGCTGGCCGCGTCACGCGGGCTCGCGGCGTCCTGTCTGGCCTCGGGCGGCAGCTCGGCCGGTGCCCATCTCGCTCTGGTCGCCGCGATGATCTCCCCTGGTGACCCGGCAACGGCGCCCGAGCCCGGCGTCGCTGCCGTCGTGGCCCTCAACCCGGCGGGCCTGGATCTGCTCGCCTTCGCACCGGAACTCCGGCGCTCCATCGAACAGGCGGCCGGCATCGCTGCGGGACGGGCGAGCGACTACTCGCTTGTCGAGTTCGTGCGGCCGGGAAATCCGCCGATGCTGATCCACCACGGCACCGACGACGATGTTGAGCCGATCGACCACGTGCGGCGGTTCCGGGACGCGATGGTGCGGGCCGGTAATTACTGCACGCTGCTCGAATACGAGCATGCCGAGCACGGGTTCCACTACCCCGGCGACAGCGGGCACTTCGACGACGTCGTCGACGCCACGGCCCGGTTCCTCGCCGACCGGGTCGCAGCCGCTAGCGGGGCGCCACCCTCGGCATGA